The Tissierellales bacterium DNA segment TTAGAGGTTATAAAAAATAAATTAGAGAATTTATATGGCGTGCATATAGATATAGAGGATCCTAGAATTGTTTATAGAGAAACTATAAAAGGTCAAGCTGATGTACAAGGAAAACACAAAAAACAGTCTGGTGGAGCTGGGCAATACGGAGATGTTCATATTAAATTTGAGCCTTGCGAAGAAGATTTTGTTTTTGAAGAAAAGATTTTTGGAGGATCAGTTCCAAAATCTTATATACCAGCAGTGGAAAAAGGATTAGTTGATAGCTTGAAAAAAGGAGTATTGGCAGGATATCCAGTAGTAAATGTTAAAGCAATATTACATGATGGATCATATCACGCGGTAGATTCTAGTGAGATGGCATTTAAAACAGCAGCATCGATTGCATTTAAAAAAGGAATGAAAGAAGCTAATCCTGTATTACTAGAACCGGTTATGAGAGTTGAAGTTTTAGTACCAGAAGAGTATATGGGAGACGTAATGGGAGATATGAACAAAAGAAGAGGTCGTATACTTGGAATGGAGCAACAAAAAGACGGATCTCAATTGGTTATAGCAGAAGCTCCAGAAGCTGAATTGCTAACATATACTGTTGATTTAAAATCTATGACTCAAGCTAGAGCTAGCTTTACACTTAAGTTTGAGCGATATGAAGAGGTTCCTGGCATGATTGCAGATAAGGTAATAGGGGAAGCGCATCAGGAGAATTAACAGATAATTACTAAACTTTAAATAAATATCTTCGATTTAGGAAATGTTATGCACTGGTATTTGGTGAAATAATCCAAATGCTGGTGCATTTATTTTTTAGTATAAAAATTAAGAGATCAACATAAGCTAGTTCATTTGATACAACGATGATATAATAAAATGGTAAAACTGTGTAATTTTTATAAATATATGACAAAATTTAAAATATATTTATTTTGATATAAAAAAAACTTATAATATAGTAATGGAGAAGATAATATGGCTAAGATAAAAACAAAATATATTTGCCAAAATTGCGGTTATGAAACTCCTAAATGGATGGGAAAGTGTCCAGACTGCAATGAGTGGAATACATTTGTAGAAGAGTTAGTAGAAAAAGAGCAAAAAAATAGTGTGATGCCGAAGGTTTCAGCCGGAAAGGCAAAAAAATTAGAGGACATTCAATTTGATGAGAAAAAGAGAAATAAAACGGGTATAGAGGAGTTAGATCGCGTTCTTGGTGGAGGGATAGTAAAGGGATCTTTGATCTTAATAGGTGGAGATCCAGGTATTGGAAAATCTACTATACTACTTCAAGTTGCTGAATGTATGGCAATTCAAGGACAAAAAGTACTTTATATTTCTGGAGAAGAATCAGAAGAGCAGATAAAACTTCGTGCAGAGAGGTTAGGCGTGAAGTCAGATAACTTGTATTTAGTTGCAGAGACAAACTTGGCTTATATAAGAGGGATAATTGATGCTGAAAAACCAAATCTCTTAATAGCAGATTCGGTACAAACTTTATTTAACCCTGATATAGTGTCGGCACCCGGAAGCGTTTCACAGGTTAGGGAAGTTACGAACTTTTTTATGAAGTATGCAAAAAGTCAAGGTATAGCGACGTTTGTAATTGGTCATGTTACAAAGCAGGGTTCTATTGCAGGCCCAAAGGTATTGGAACATATGGTGGATACTGTACTTTATTTTGAAGGTGACAAGGATAATATATATAGAGTTGTGCGAGCTGTTAAAAATAGATTTGGATCTACAAATGAGATTGGAATTTTTGAAATGACATATAGAGGTCTTATAGCTGTAGAAAATCCGTCAGAGATGCTTTTGGCAGGAAGACCAATTGGAGAATCGGGAACCATCGTTGTTTCGGCGATTGAAGGAAGTAGACCGGTAATGGTTGAAGTTCAGGCGTTAGTTAGCCCTACTTCTTTTGGAAATCCTAAAAGGCTTACTACTGGAGTAGATTATAACAGAGTGTCACTACTCATGGCAGTATTGGAGAAGAGGATAGGGCTTCAGGCGCAGGCCTTCGATGCATATGTTAATATAACTGGTGGAATTCAAATGAAAGAACCGGCTTTAGATTTAGGGATAGTAGTAGCATTGGTATCATCGTACAAAGATAAAGCTGTAGATGGTAAAATTGTTGTGGCTGGAGAAGTTGGATTAGCTGGTGAAATAAGGACTATTACAAACTTGGAAAAGCGAATATCAGAAGCTGAAAAATTGGGTTTTGATAAAATATATATACCAAAAAGTAGATTTGAATTACCTAAGAATACTAGTATAGAAATTGTAGAAGTAAGTCAAATAGGGGAACTAATTACAAAAATATTTGGGAGGTGATTAATTTGAGCAAAACGGTCAAACAATTAGATCAAAAAACTGCATTATTTAAATTTGTTAAAATGGTAGCTCCTGGAACTGAATTTAGAGAAGGTCTTGATAATATTCTGAAAGCGAACACTGGGGCTATAATAGTATTAGGTGACGATGAAGATGTTATGAGTCTAACTGCTGGAGGATTTTCTATAGATAGTGAATATTCACCAGCTAAGTTGTACGAATTGGCTAAAATGGATGGTGCGATAGTATTGAGTAAGGATGCGAGACGAATTGTTTCAGCAAATACTCAATTAGAACCTGATGCAAATGTCGGTTCGGATGAAACTGGAATAAGGCATAGAACAGCAGAAAAATTTGCTAAGCAAACTAGCAGATTAGTTATATCTATATCACAAAGGCGAAATATAATAACTCTATACTATAAAAATGAAAAATATGTGCTTAAGGAATCGAGCAGAGTGTTAATAAAAGCCAATCAAGCAATACAGACGCTAGAAAATTACAAAAAAACATTAGACAAAGCTATGGGTGATTTAGAAGCGATGGAGTTTGAGGACAGTGCAACACTATATGATGTATGCAAGGTTCTTCAAAGAATAGAGATGATGATGAAAATAGTTCAAGAAATAGAAAGTTATATATTAGAACTAGGAATAGAAGGACGATTAATAAGTATGCAGCTTCAAGAACTTACAACAGACATTAAAGAAGACAGTGAAAATATAATAAGAGATTATGCTAAAAAAGAAGTTGCAGAAGAGCCTAAAATGGCAAGAAAAGAAATAAAAAAATTAGACTCAGAAGAACTTTGGGACTTAGTTAATATTTCAAAAATATTAGGGTATGAAAACATAGCTGGAATATTAGATCAAAGTGTTGAGCCATATGGATATAGAATATTGGCAAAAATACCTAGATTACCAAATAGTGTTTTAGAAAAATTGATAGAAGCATTCGGTAGTTTTCAATCACTTATAGAGGCTGATACTGATCAATTAGAAGAAGTAGATGGCATTGGAGAAAAGCGAGCCAAAATTATAGCTGATAAATTAATGAGACTACAGGAGAGGGCTATGCAAAATAGAACAATATAATTGTTGACATTGAAGACTATGTGTGTTAAAATACAAATTTTGACATAATCCTTTATATAGGGTATACTAGAATTATATCCTTATATGGAGGTGCTGAAATGTTTGAAATAGGAGATAGAATTTTTTACCCTATGCATGGTGCAGGGGAGATTGTAAACATCGAGAAAAGAGAGATACTAGGTGAAGAACTTGAGTACTATGTGATGTTTATACCAGTTGGGAGTATTAGAGTTATGGTTCCGGTAAAGAATGCCAGTAATATTGGTCTTAGAGAATTGGCTTCTAGAGAAGAAGTAGATCAGGCATTTGCAATACTTGCAGATGAAAAAACTAAGATGCCGCAAAATTGGAACAGAAGATTTAGATTAAATTTAGACAAGATTAAGGGAGGGGATATTTTCGAGATTGCAGCAGTTATAAGAAACTTGATATTGAGAGATAGAGAAAAAACACTTTCTACTGGTGAGAGAAAGATGCTAAATACCGCAAAACAGATGCTTATAAGTGAAGTTGTACTAGTATTAGATAAGGAAGAAGAAGAGGTTGAGCGTCTAGTTCAAGAGACAGTAGGAGAATAACTTGGAGGTGAATTAATGGTTGAACGCATAATTAGAGCAGTGCTTACTCTTTTGGGAGGAATCATTGGTTTGGGCGCGTATTCTCTTTTTGAAACTCTTTTTTCGTGGGAATTTGAAGGGTATTTACAATTTGGAGTTAATTCAGTATTTGTTATTATTTTTGCACTTATATTGTTTATTATTTCTAGAAAAATTATCAATCATTTTCATAAATTAGAGGAGACGATTCAAAAAGTACCATTTAGTGATGTTATTTTAGGATCTATTGGATTGATTATTGGACTACTCATAGCGTTTTTAATTAGCCAAATTTTTTATCAAATAAATATACCGTATGTAGCTAATATAGTGTCGATATTGTTGTATTTATTGTTAGGTTATCTTGGTGCGATGGTACCGCTTAAAAGAAAAGATGATATAGCTAATCTTTCTATTTCTTTTAAGAAAAATACAGCTAATCAAAATAAAGAAAAATATGCATTAAAAGGCGTTAAGTCTAAAAATAAAGCAAAGGTATTGGACACTAGTGTTATTATAGATGGCCGTATAGCTGATATTTGTGCGACAGGATTTATAGAAGGCCCGTTGGTAATTCCTGAGTTTGTACTTGGCGAGTTACAGTACATAGCGGACTCATCAGACGGAATGAAGCGTAAACGTGGTAGAAGAGGCTTAGATGTATTGAATAGAATTCAGAAGGAAATAGATATAGAAGTTGTTATTTCTGATAAAGATTTTGAAGAGATATCTGAGGTTGACATGAAACTTCTGAAACTAGGTCAGCTTTTGAAAGGAAAGGTCGTAACTAATGACTACAATTTGAATAAGGTGGCAGAATTTCACGGAGTTGAGGTTTTGAATATAAATGAACTTGCAAATGCAGTAAAACCTGTTGTATTGCCTGGAGAGATTATGAATGTTGATATAATCAAAG contains these protein-coding regions:
- the radA gene encoding DNA repair protein RadA yields the protein MAKIKTKYICQNCGYETPKWMGKCPDCNEWNTFVEELVEKEQKNSVMPKVSAGKAKKLEDIQFDEKKRNKTGIEELDRVLGGGIVKGSLILIGGDPGIGKSTILLQVAECMAIQGQKVLYISGEESEEQIKLRAERLGVKSDNLYLVAETNLAYIRGIIDAEKPNLLIADSVQTLFNPDIVSAPGSVSQVREVTNFFMKYAKSQGIATFVIGHVTKQGSIAGPKVLEHMVDTVLYFEGDKDNIYRVVRAVKNRFGSTNEIGIFEMTYRGLIAVENPSEMLLAGRPIGESGTIVVSAIEGSRPVMVEVQALVSPTSFGNPKRLTTGVDYNRVSLLMAVLEKRIGLQAQAFDAYVNITGGIQMKEPALDLGIVVALVSSYKDKAVDGKIVVAGEVGLAGEIRTITNLEKRISEAEKLGFDKIYIPKSRFELPKNTSIEIVEVSQIGELITKIFGR
- the disA gene encoding DNA integrity scanning diadenylate cyclase DisA; protein product: MSKTVKQLDQKTALFKFVKMVAPGTEFREGLDNILKANTGAIIVLGDDEDVMSLTAGGFSIDSEYSPAKLYELAKMDGAIVLSKDARRIVSANTQLEPDANVGSDETGIRHRTAEKFAKQTSRLVISISQRRNIITLYYKNEKYVLKESSRVLIKANQAIQTLENYKKTLDKAMGDLEAMEFEDSATLYDVCKVLQRIEMMMKIVQEIESYILELGIEGRLISMQLQELTTDIKEDSENIIRDYAKKEVAEEPKMARKEIKKLDSEELWDLVNISKILGYENIAGILDQSVEPYGYRILAKIPRLPNSVLEKLIEAFGSFQSLIEADTDQLEEVDGIGEKRAKIIADKLMRLQERAMQNRTI
- a CDS encoding CarD family transcriptional regulator, whose translation is MFEIGDRIFYPMHGAGEIVNIEKREILGEELEYYVMFIPVGSIRVMVPVKNASNIGLRELASREEVDQAFAILADEKTKMPQNWNRRFRLNLDKIKGGDIFEIAAVIRNLILRDREKTLSTGERKMLNTAKQMLISEVVLVLDKEEEEVERLVQETVGE
- a CDS encoding PIN domain nuclease; the protein is MVERIIRAVLTLLGGIIGLGAYSLFETLFSWEFEGYLQFGVNSVFVIIFALILFIISRKIINHFHKLEETIQKVPFSDVILGSIGLIIGLLIAFLISQIFYQINIPYVANIVSILLYLLLGYLGAMVPLKRKDDIANLSISFKKNTANQNKEKYALKGVKSKNKAKVLDTSVIIDGRIADICATGFIEGPLVIPEFVLGELQYIADSSDGMKRKRGRRGLDVLNRIQKEIDIEVVISDKDFEEISEVDMKLLKLGQLLKGKVVTNDYNLNKVAEFHGVEVLNINELANAVKPVVLPGEIMNVDIIKEGKESGQGLAYLDDGTMIVIEGGKKHLATHAEVEVSSVLQTAAGKMIFAKVVKILGPIEKESKKS